The following proteins are encoded in a genomic region of Haloarcula marina:
- a CDS encoding amino acid permease has product MSGEGGELERTLGFVEAMTLGGGTMIGAGIFILPGIAAESAGPASSISYAIAGFVALLAALSLSELATGMPIAGGSYHYVNRALGGLFGAVVGWGMWTGLMFASAFYMIGFGQYLVEPIPFLDGRAFIVGLGLVGLVLLLGVNYYGTEESSAFQNVTIGTETAIILVFVAVGVFYIDPGNLEPFAPFGPRGVVATTGIVFISFLGFEIIATVAGEIKNPSRIIPLSMILSVVLVTILYVLVMLVSTGVVPFESLGDSPIPVSDVAVVYLGSAGVVAIVFAAIIAAISSSNSSILAASRVIYAMGRDGVVTDWFNASHPRFYTPHRAIAATGGITAILILVGLEVETIIALLAEAASFSFLVAYSLVHVSLVVFRRADPDDYDPSFALPRPLYPAVPVLGVVSSLVVVSQMASVVVVIGSAIVGFGVLWYATYTRGRVVSEGLLREAIRGPPAEPFRVVVPVANPATQRGLLRLAAASAHANEERGTPELVAVNVTPVEHPSALQNVEADRADHQRDLLKNAHDIATEMDVTLRTKAVVAPDVGEAILDVIREEAADEVILGWDGTLDRDGYVFGETVDPVVEQARCDVSVVDLRSETIGEPVALVAPGPNAPVVAHQAVEFATVDGTVPTLLNVQSPGGGPDSDAEERGRAVVADAAGAAGLEPGEYDVEVVVDDDVGQAVVEAARRYDTVCVGLSGRSEGARTPFGTVTERTVSDVTGNVALIRGSNAS; this is encoded by the coding sequence ATGAGCGGTGAGGGCGGCGAACTCGAACGGACGCTCGGCTTCGTCGAGGCGATGACGCTGGGCGGGGGAACGATGATCGGTGCCGGGATATTCATTCTCCCCGGCATCGCCGCGGAATCTGCCGGCCCCGCGAGTTCGATATCGTACGCTATCGCGGGTTTCGTCGCCCTGCTGGCGGCGCTCTCGCTCTCGGAGCTGGCGACCGGGATGCCAATCGCCGGCGGGAGCTACCACTACGTCAACCGCGCGCTAGGCGGGCTCTTCGGGGCCGTCGTCGGCTGGGGGATGTGGACGGGGCTGATGTTCGCGAGCGCGTTCTATATGATCGGGTTCGGGCAGTACCTCGTCGAACCCATCCCCTTTCTCGACGGGCGAGCGTTCATCGTCGGGCTGGGGCTGGTCGGGTTGGTCCTGCTTCTCGGGGTCAACTACTACGGGACCGAGGAGTCCAGCGCCTTCCAGAACGTCACCATCGGAACCGAGACGGCGATTATCCTCGTGTTCGTCGCCGTCGGCGTGTTCTACATCGACCCCGGGAATCTGGAGCCGTTCGCTCCCTTCGGTCCGAGGGGCGTCGTCGCAACGACCGGTATCGTCTTCATCTCGTTTCTCGGCTTCGAGATTATCGCCACCGTCGCGGGTGAGATAAAGAACCCCAGTCGTATCATCCCGCTGTCGATGATTCTCTCGGTCGTGCTGGTGACGATACTGTACGTCCTCGTCATGCTCGTCAGCACCGGCGTGGTCCCGTTCGAGTCCCTCGGAGACTCGCCGATTCCGGTCTCGGACGTGGCCGTCGTCTACCTCGGGTCGGCGGGGGTGGTCGCCATCGTCTTCGCCGCAATCATCGCGGCGATATCGAGTTCGAACTCCTCGATACTCGCGGCCTCACGGGTCATCTACGCGATGGGGAGAGACGGCGTCGTGACCGACTGGTTCAACGCGAGCCATCCGCGGTTCTACACCCCCCATCGCGCTATCGCGGCGACAGGTGGTATCACGGCGATACTCATCCTCGTCGGGCTCGAAGTGGAGACTATCATCGCGCTGCTGGCAGAGGCGGCGAGTTTCAGTTTCCTCGTCGCGTACTCGCTCGTCCACGTCTCGCTGGTGGTCTTCCGACGGGCCGACCCCGACGACTACGACCCCTCGTTCGCGCTCCCGCGACCGCTGTACCCGGCGGTCCCAGTCCTCGGCGTCGTGTCGTCGCTCGTCGTCGTCTCCCAGATGGCGAGCGTCGTCGTCGTCATCGGGTCGGCCATCGTCGGCTTCGGCGTCCTCTGGTACGCGACCTACACCCGAGGGCGCGTCGTGAGTGAAGGCCTCCTCCGGGAAGCGATTCGCGGACCGCCAGCCGAGCCGTTCCGCGTGGTCGTCCCGGTCGCGAACCCGGCGACACAGCGCGGCCTGCTCCGGCTCGCGGCGGCGAGTGCCCACGCCAACGAGGAGCGAGGGACACCCGAACTCGTGGCAGTCAACGTCACGCCGGTCGAGCACCCCTCGGCGCTCCAGAACGTCGAGGCAGACCGCGCAGACCACCAGCGCGACCTGCTCAAGAACGCCCACGACATCGCGACGGAGATGGACGTGACCCTCCGGACCAAAGCGGTGGTCGCCCCCGACGTGGGCGAGGCGATACTCGACGTTATCAGGGAGGAGGCGGCCGACGAGGTCATCCTCGGCTGGGACGGGACACTGGACCGGGACGGGTACGTCTTCGGCGAGACGGTCGACCCGGTCGTCGAGCAGGCCCGGTGTGACGTCTCGGTGGTCGACCTCAGGAGCGAGACCATCGGTGAGCCAGTCGCGCTGGTCGCGCCGGGACCCAACGCGCCGGTCGTCGCACACCAGGCAGTCGAATTCGCGACCGTCGACGGCACTGTCCCGACGCTACTGAACGTCCAGTCTCCCGGCGGCGGACCCGACTCGGACGCCGAGGAGCGAGGGCGTGCGGTCGTCGCGGACGCGGCCGGGGCGGCCGGACTCGAACCCGGCGAATACGACGTCGAGGTCGTCGTCGACGACGACGTCGGGCAAGCGGTCGTCGAGGCGGCCCGTCGGTACGACACCGTCTGTGTCGGACTCTCCGGTCGGTCCGAAGGGGCTCGGACGCCGTTCGGAACAGTGACCGAACGGACCGTGAGCGACGTCACCGGCAACGTCGCCCTGATACGCGGTTCGAACGCGAGCTAA
- a CDS encoding histone, with the protein MSVELPFAPVDAVIRRNAGGLRVSAGAAEELARRIQERGAALAVTAAEEATADGRKTLMPSDFGVENVVDKDTLELPVAPVDRIARLDIDDDYRVAMDARVALASILERFADDVAAAAATLARHADRRTVKAADVETYFELAQYY; encoded by the coding sequence ATGAGCGTCGAGCTACCGTTCGCGCCGGTCGATGCGGTTATTCGACGGAATGCGGGCGGGTTGCGGGTGAGCGCTGGCGCGGCAGAGGAGTTGGCGCGCCGGATTCAGGAACGGGGGGCGGCGTTGGCGGTGACCGCGGCCGAGGAGGCGACCGCCGACGGCCGGAAGACGCTGATGCCGTCGGACTTCGGCGTCGAGAACGTCGTCGATAAGGACACGCTGGAACTCCCAGTGGCCCCCGTCGACCGCATCGCCCGCCTCGACATCGACGACGACTACCGGGTCGCGATGGACGCCCGCGTCGCGCTCGCGTCCATCTTGGAGCGGTTCGCCGACGACGTGGCCGCCGCCGCCGCGACGCTGGCCCGCCACGCCGACCGACGCACAGTGAAGGCGGCAGATGTCGAGACGTACTTCGAACTCGCCCAGTACTACTGA
- a CDS encoding histone deacetylase family protein gives MNFGYREVCLDHDTGARHPESPDRLRAVRRALKERHGVEYVAANDADVDVVRRVHDPDYIEEVREFCADGGGNWDADTVAVEATWDAALAAAGLAVWAAEAADTDVSARDTPFALGRPPGHHAVEDDAMGFCFINNAAVAAQAALDADADSVAIFDWDVHHGNGTQDIFYDRGDVFYASIHEDGLFPGTGAIDETGAGDGEGTNLNVKYRPGADTADYLAAIDEAIAPAIADYDPDLLLISAGFDAHEHDPISRMRVSTEGYGVMTERMRTLADDCDAGLGFVLEGGYGLDTLSDSITTVHEVFDGYQPMEPDDDVSEDARDVLDDVAAQGFGSK, from the coding sequence ATGAACTTCGGCTACCGCGAGGTCTGTCTGGACCACGACACGGGCGCGCGCCACCCCGAGAGTCCCGACCGTCTCCGGGCGGTCCGGCGGGCGCTGAAAGAGCGCCACGGCGTCGAGTACGTCGCCGCCAACGACGCCGACGTAGACGTGGTCCGGCGCGTCCACGACCCGGACTACATCGAGGAGGTCCGGGAGTTCTGCGCCGACGGCGGCGGCAACTGGGACGCCGATACGGTCGCCGTCGAGGCGACGTGGGACGCCGCGCTGGCCGCCGCAGGGTTGGCCGTCTGGGCCGCCGAGGCCGCCGACACCGATGTCTCGGCCCGCGATACGCCCTTCGCGCTCGGTCGGCCGCCGGGCCACCACGCCGTCGAAGACGACGCGATGGGCTTCTGTTTCATCAACAACGCCGCCGTCGCCGCACAGGCGGCCCTCGACGCGGACGCCGACAGCGTCGCCATCTTCGACTGGGACGTCCACCACGGCAACGGCACGCAGGACATCTTCTACGACCGCGGCGACGTGTTCTACGCCTCGATTCACGAGGACGGCCTGTTTCCCGGAACGGGCGCTATCGACGAGACGGGGGCGGGCGACGGCGAGGGCACGAACCTCAACGTGAAGTACCGACCCGGCGCGGACACGGCGGACTACCTCGCGGCCATCGACGAGGCCATCGCCCCCGCCATCGCCGACTACGACCCCGACCTGCTGCTCATCAGTGCTGGCTTCGACGCCCACGAACACGACCCCATCTCGCGGATGCGCGTGAGTACCGAGGGCTACGGCGTCATGACCGAGCGGATGCGGACGCTCGCGGACGACTGCGACGCCGGCCTCGGGTTCGTCCTCGAAGGCGGTTACGGCCTCGATACGCTCTCTGACTCGATTACCACGGTCCACGAAGTGTTCGACGGCTACCAACCGATGGAACCCGACGACGACGTGAGCGAGGACGCCCGGGACGTACTCGACGACGTGGCCGCTCAGGGCTTCGGGTCGAAGTAA
- a CDS encoding NADP-dependent oxidoreductase — protein sequence MSETNRVYRLAKRPEGTPTHDAFELAEERVPDPGPGEALVRTLYLSVDPYMRDRMRAGESYAEPWAVGDALRGGVVGEVVASNGAGFESGDVVTGELDWADYTTAPGAELTPVDPDVAPLSTRLGVLGMPGLTAYFGTREVAQPSAGETFVVTGAAGAVGSVAGQLAKLQGARVVGFAGSDEKVTFVEDELGFDACINYKTTDDYRAALDEAAPDGVDAYFDNVGGEITDAVFTRLNVDASVAVCGQISMYNDEEIPVGPRKLGQLIQRRATVEGFLVSDFEPRFETAAKRLGRWVGSGDLTYRETVTEGLANAPDAFLGLFEGENIGKQLVHVAEREQSS from the coding sequence ATGTCCGAGACGAACCGCGTCTATCGGCTGGCGAAACGTCCCGAGGGAACACCGACGCACGACGCGTTCGAACTGGCCGAAGAGCGAGTTCCGGACCCCGGACCGGGCGAGGCGCTCGTCCGGACGCTGTATCTCTCCGTCGACCCGTACATGCGCGACCGAATGCGAGCGGGCGAGTCCTACGCGGAACCGTGGGCCGTCGGCGACGCGCTCCGCGGCGGCGTCGTCGGCGAAGTCGTCGCGTCCAACGGCGCAGGGTTCGAGAGTGGCGACGTGGTCACCGGCGAACTCGACTGGGCCGACTACACCACCGCCCCCGGTGCGGAACTGACGCCGGTCGACCCCGACGTTGCCCCGCTCTCGACGCGACTCGGCGTCCTCGGGATGCCCGGGCTGACCGCCTACTTCGGCACGCGCGAGGTCGCCCAGCCGTCCGCTGGCGAGACGTTCGTCGTCACCGGTGCGGCGGGCGCCGTCGGGTCCGTCGCCGGGCAACTCGCCAAACTACAGGGCGCACGCGTCGTCGGGTTCGCCGGGTCCGACGAGAAGGTCACCTTCGTCGAAGACGAACTGGGCTTCGACGCCTGCATCAACTACAAGACGACCGACGACTACCGCGCCGCGCTCGACGAGGCCGCGCCGGACGGCGTCGACGCCTACTTCGACAACGTGGGCGGCGAGATAACCGACGCCGTGTTCACCCGACTGAACGTCGACGCGAGCGTCGCCGTCTGCGGCCAAATCTCGATGTACAACGACGAGGAAATACCCGTCGGCCCGCGGAAACTCGGCCAACTCATCCAGAGGCGGGCCACCGTCGAGGGCTTCCTCGTGAGCGACTTCGAACCCCGCTTCGAGACGGCGGCCAAACGACTCGGCCGCTGGGTGGGGTCGGGCGACCTGACGTACCGAGAGACCGTAACCGAGGGGCTGGCGAACGCACCCGACGCCTTCCTCGGCCTCTTCGAGGGCGAGAACATCGGGAAGCAACTCGTCCACGTCGCCGAACGAGAGCAGTCTTCGTAG
- the cca gene encoding CCA tRNA nucleotidyltransferase, translating into MSDEFDAVVERVRDRVSPDADERARLQRAARTVRERAEAAVSDLPVDAEVIQVGSTARETWTAGDRDVDVFVAFPPELDRETLEAYGLQVGHAVLPEGREEYAEHPYVVGECDGYDVDLVPCYAVDDATAIQSAVDRTPFHTRYLESRLDDRLAGAVRVTKQFLKGIGVYGSDLRTRGFSGYLTELLVLEYGGFRDLVTAAADWHPPVTFDPEDHGTRSFDDPLVVVDPTDPERNVAAVCSARNVARFQHYARELLTTPREELFEATIPDPYDADAVRAAVEGRDTTPVALRFAAPDIVEDQLWPQLRKSLGGLTDELDRRGFDVFRSAAFATDGGSGTGDGSQNANDAGTAVLLVELAVAERPAIERHEGPPVHVREHATGFYEAYADDPDVSGPYVDGDRYVVERPREFRTAVEFLQSDALYDVRLGPHVESALETGHEILVGVEIAALAEVVGVELADYFDPKP; encoded by the coding sequence ATGAGCGACGAGTTCGACGCCGTCGTCGAGCGGGTGCGCGACCGGGTTTCGCCCGATGCCGACGAGCGAGCGCGGTTACAGCGGGCCGCCCGGACGGTGCGAGAGCGCGCTGAGGCGGCCGTTTCGGACCTTCCGGTCGACGCCGAGGTGATTCAGGTCGGGTCGACGGCCCGTGAGACGTGGACCGCCGGGGACCGCGACGTGGACGTGTTCGTCGCCTTTCCGCCGGAGTTGGACCGCGAGACGCTGGAAGCGTACGGCTTGCAGGTCGGCCACGCCGTCCTGCCGGAGGGTCGCGAGGAGTACGCCGAACACCCCTACGTCGTCGGCGAATGCGACGGGTACGACGTGGACCTCGTGCCGTGTTACGCCGTCGACGACGCGACGGCTATCCAGTCGGCCGTCGACCGGACGCCGTTTCACACGCGGTATCTCGAATCGCGGTTGGACGACCGACTCGCCGGTGCGGTCCGGGTCACGAAGCAGTTCCTGAAGGGTATCGGCGTCTACGGCAGCGACCTCCGGACGCGGGGGTTCTCGGGCTACCTCACCGAACTGCTGGTGCTCGAATACGGCGGATTTCGGGACCTCGTCACGGCGGCGGCCGACTGGCATCCGCCGGTCACGTTCGACCCCGAGGACCACGGGACGAGGTCCTTCGACGACCCCCTCGTGGTCGTCGACCCCACCGACCCCGAGCGCAACGTCGCGGCGGTCTGTTCGGCCCGGAACGTCGCGCGGTTTCAGCACTACGCTCGCGAGTTGCTGACGACTCCCCGCGAGGAGTTGTTCGAGGCGACGATTCCGGACCCCTACGACGCCGACGCGGTGCGGGCGGCCGTCGAGGGTCGAGACACGACGCCGGTCGCACTCCGATTCGCAGCGCCCGACATCGTCGAGGACCAACTGTGGCCCCAACTCCGGAAGTCACTCGGGGGTCTCACTGACGAACTCGACCGGCGGGGATTCGACGTGTTTCGCTCGGCGGCCTTCGCCACGGACGGCGGAAGCGGGACCGGCGACGGGAGTCAGAACGCAAACGACGCTGGCACGGCCGTCCTCTTGGTCGAACTGGCCGTCGCCGAACGGCCCGCTATCGAACGCCACGAGGGGCCGCCGGTCCACGTCCGCGAGCACGCCACGGGGTTCTACGAGGCGTACGCCGACGACCCGGACGTGAGCGGCCCCTACGTCGACGGCGACCGGTACGTCGTCGAACGGCCGCGTGAGTTCCGCACCGCGGTCGAGTTCTTACAGAGCGACGCGCTGTACGACGTGCGACTCGGCCCGCACGTCGAATCGGCACTGGAGACGGGCCACGAGATACTGGTCGGCGTGGAAATCGCCGCGCTCGCCGAGGTGGTCGGCGTCGAACTGGCCGATTACTTCGACCCGAAGCCCTGA
- a CDS encoding single-stranded DNA binding protein — translation MGAIEDIYADLETDVSEEEFREAVEEKVEQMGGLADEETAAMLLAHELNEGEVETVADVEPGMDEVKFIAKVMAIGDLKTFERDGEDEDGRVINVEAADETASVRLAFWDGQAVDIDEGSLEVGDVLRVKGRPKDGYNGLEVSVDKAEPDEDATIDVEPGDGSSIESLTMGQSDVTLRGLLLDTDTVRTFDRDDGSEGRVSNLTLGDETGRVRVTLWDDQAGRAEELSPGTAVEVVDGYVRERDGSLELHVGDDGAVDEIDEAVDFEPDADPIEGVEIGDTVDIAGVVRSADPKRTFDRDDGSEGQVRNVRIQDATGDIRVALWGDKADKEIAPGDEVLAADVEIQDGWQDDKEASANWASTVVVLDDGANVGTAPSADTDDANAGLSSFADGESGDNSGGAGSAGNDSGASATAESSGGSAQAAEQVEFTGTVVQTGDPVVLDDGEQTMSVETSERVQLGQEITVRGAMDDDRLDADDVF, via the coding sequence ATGGGTGCGATAGAGGACATCTACGCGGACTTGGAGACGGACGTTTCCGAGGAGGAGTTTCGCGAGGCCGTCGAGGAGAAGGTCGAACAGATGGGCGGCCTCGCGGACGAGGAGACGGCCGCGATGTTGCTCGCCCACGAACTGAACGAGGGCGAGGTCGAGACCGTCGCCGACGTGGAACCGGGCATGGACGAGGTGAAGTTCATCGCGAAGGTGATGGCTATCGGCGACCTGAAGACGTTCGAACGGGACGGCGAGGACGAGGACGGCCGAGTCATCAACGTCGAGGCGGCCGACGAGACGGCCAGCGTCCGACTGGCGTTCTGGGACGGGCAGGCCGTCGACATCGACGAGGGGAGCCTCGAAGTCGGCGACGTGCTCCGGGTGAAGGGCCGACCCAAGGACGGCTACAACGGACTGGAAGTCTCAGTGGACAAGGCCGAACCAGACGAGGACGCCACTATCGATGTGGAACCCGGTGACGGGTCGTCCATCGAATCGCTGACGATGGGGCAGTCGGACGTGACGCTCCGCGGCCTGTTGCTCGATACGGACACCGTCCGCACGTTCGACCGCGACGACGGCAGCGAGGGCCGCGTCTCGAACCTCACGCTGGGCGACGAGACGGGGCGCGTCCGCGTGACGCTATGGGACGACCAAGCGGGCCGCGCCGAGGAGTTGTCGCCGGGGACCGCCGTCGAAGTCGTCGACGGGTACGTACGCGAGCGAGACGGGTCGCTGGAACTGCACGTCGGCGACGACGGGGCCGTCGACGAGATAGACGAGGCCGTCGACTTCGAACCCGACGCCGACCCCATCGAGGGCGTCGAAATCGGCGACACGGTGGACATCGCGGGCGTCGTCCGCTCGGCGGACCCGAAGCGGACCTTCGACCGCGACGACGGCAGCGAGGGGCAGGTCCGCAACGTCCGCATTCAGGACGCCACCGGCGACATCCGCGTGGCGCTGTGGGGCGATAAGGCCGACAAGGAAATCGCGCCCGGCGACGAGGTGCTGGCCGCCGACGTGGAGATTCAGGACGGCTGGCAAGACGACAAGGAAGCGTCCGCCAACTGGGCGTCGACCGTCGTCGTCTTAGACGACGGAGCGAACGTCGGCACCGCGCCGAGCGCCGACACCGACGACGCGAACGCCGGACTCTCCTCGTTCGCCGACGGCGAGAGCGGCGACAACAGTGGGGGCGCGGGAAGCGCGGGCAACGACAGCGGGGCGAGCGCGACTGCCGAGTCGAGCGGCGGGAGCGCACAGGCCGCCGAGCAGGTGGAGTTCACCGGGACGGTCGTCCAGACCGGCGACCCCGTCGTCTTGGACGACGGCGAGCAGACGATGAGCGTCGAAACCAGCGAGCGCGTCCAGTTAGGCCAAGAGATTACCGTTCGCGGCGCGATGGACGACGACCGACTCGACGCCGACGACGTGTTCTGA